A window of the Brumimicrobium sp. genome harbors these coding sequences:
- the ltrA gene encoding group II intron reverse transcriptase/maturase, whose translation MVEQVVHPYNLQKALRQVVVNKGSAGIDGMKISELSEVFRKEKDAIIRSIKDENYLSQPILGVEIPKGNGKTRLLGVPTVKDRLLQQAVSQALMQHWERDFNENSFGFRPNKNARQAVGKAMQYIHEGRTYIVDIDLKTFFDEVDHCLLLNLLYQKVKCPKTLKLVRQWLRAPIKIKGKLQKRRRGVPQGSPLSPLLSNILLNELDKELTRRKLKFVRYADDFSIYCTSRIQAIMTMKAISSFLKTKLKLTLNEEKSGIRKPVQFVILGFGFVPTYKKGDKGKYQLVVGEKAWKRLKQTLKTITRKTTPMSFDERITKIKEVQRGWLTYFRGTSIQGKLRDLDGWLRNRLRYCIWHDWKKWRRKRANLIKLGASERDATRWSMTRKGGWTIAQSPILGTTITLERLRRRGYVSLSEVYIALNPSTCEPPST comes from the coding sequence ATGGTCGAACAAGTAGTACATCCTTACAACCTGCAAAAAGCCTTACGACAAGTTGTTGTCAATAAGGGGAGTGCAGGTATTGACGGCATGAAAATCTCTGAACTTTCGGAAGTATTCCGAAAGGAAAAGGATGCTATTATCCGCTCAATAAAAGACGAAAACTACTTGTCTCAACCCATTCTTGGAGTAGAAATTCCGAAAGGAAATGGAAAAACACGTCTGTTAGGAGTTCCAACGGTAAAGGATAGATTACTCCAACAAGCAGTATCACAGGCTTTAATGCAACATTGGGAAAGGGATTTCAATGAAAATAGTTTTGGTTTTAGACCCAACAAGAATGCCCGCCAAGCCGTAGGCAAAGCGATGCAATACATTCACGAGGGCAGAACTTATATTGTGGACATTGACTTAAAAACCTTTTTCGATGAAGTTGACCACTGCTTACTCTTAAACCTACTGTACCAAAAGGTAAAATGCCCTAAAACACTAAAACTTGTACGTCAATGGTTACGAGCACCGATTAAAATCAAGGGTAAATTACAAAAGAGAAGAAGAGGAGTTCCACAAGGTTCACCTTTAAGCCCATTGTTATCTAATATCTTACTCAACGAGTTGGATAAAGAATTAACAAGACGGAAACTCAAATTTGTACGTTATGCCGATGATTTTAGCATTTACTGCACATCACGAATACAAGCAATAATGACAATGAAAGCAATTTCAAGTTTTCTGAAAACCAAACTAAAACTCACGCTGAATGAGGAAAAGAGTGGAATACGAAAACCTGTTCAGTTTGTAATACTTGGGTTCGGCTTCGTACCAACTTACAAGAAAGGAGACAAAGGGAAATACCAATTAGTAGTAGGGGAGAAAGCATGGAAACGCTTAAAACAAACCTTGAAAACGATTACAAGGAAAACAACGCCGATGAGCTTCGATGAGCGAATTACGAAGATAAAAGAAGTACAACGAGGATGGTTAACCTATTTTCGAGGTACGAGTATCCAAGGTAAGCTCCGAGACTTAGACGGTTGGTTACGTAATCGTTTAAGGTATTGTATTTGGCACGACTGGAAAAAGTGGCGAAGAAAACGAGCTAATCTTATTAAATTAGGAGCAAGCGAAAGAGATGCCACACGCTGGAGCATGACACGAAAAGGAGGTTGGACGATAGCTCAAAGCCCTATTTTAGGTACAACCATTACCTTGGAACGATTACGAAGACGTGGTTATGTTTCACTATCAGAAGTTTACATTGCATTGAACCCATCAACTTGCGAACCGCCGAGTACGTGA
- a CDS encoding AAA family ATPase, with amino-acid sequence MQVTIQEKQDEKVISSTEQKNNLAFPTFLKISDNPLFEEYATILYRYATIISKADNIVTKTEEKLLKDIYQITHNPIPEKKNEALHISKGNKNESLDDVLNELNSLIGLNDVKAEINTLINFIKVQKAREESGLKSSSLSYHIVFTGNPGTGKTTVARIVAKIYKHLGILTEGQLVETDRSGLVAEYVGQTAVKVNKTVNSALNGILFIDEAYSLVGENKDDFGKEAVATLIKRMEDDRDKLVLVLAGYTKEMTDFIDTNPGLKSRFNRYITFPDYTPNELFDIFESKCNRLDYHLTEEAKTKLKSTFENAYSSRDKSFGNGRFVRNIFEKTLEQQANRIAKEATLTKEILTTITEDDVSGVYVQTN; translated from the coding sequence ATGCAGGTAACCATTCAAGAAAAGCAAGATGAAAAAGTAATTTCATCAACGGAGCAGAAAAATAATCTTGCATTTCCCACATTTTTAAAAATTTCTGACAATCCTTTATTTGAGGAATACGCTACAATACTTTATCGTTATGCAACCATTATTTCTAAGGCAGATAATATCGTTACAAAAACCGAAGAAAAGCTACTAAAAGACATTTACCAAATTACTCACAATCCAATTCCTGAAAAGAAAAACGAGGCTTTGCACATTTCCAAAGGAAACAAAAATGAATCGCTTGACGATGTACTCAATGAACTCAATTCTCTAATTGGCTTAAATGACGTAAAAGCAGAAATAAATACACTTATCAACTTCATTAAAGTTCAGAAAGCACGAGAAGAATCAGGATTAAAATCTTCTTCGCTTTCTTATCACATCGTCTTTACAGGAAACCCCGGAACAGGAAAAACAACCGTTGCAAGAATTGTAGCTAAAATCTACAAACATCTTGGCATTTTAACCGAAGGACAATTAGTAGAAACAGACCGTTCGGGATTAGTTGCAGAATATGTCGGACAAACAGCCGTAAAAGTGAACAAGACTGTAAATTCAGCATTGAACGGGATTTTGTTTATTGATGAAGCATATTCTTTGGTTGGCGAAAACAAAGACGATTTTGGGAAAGAAGCCGTTGCCACTTTGATAAAAAGAATGGAAGACGACCGAGATAAATTAGTTTTGGTTTTGGCGGGCTACACCAAAGAAATGACAGATTTTATTGATACAAATCCTGGCCTTAAATCAAGATTTAACCGATACATCACATTCCCTGATTATACACCGAATGAATTGTTTGATATTTTTGAAAGCAAGTGTAATAGGTTAGATTACCATTTAACCGAAGAAGCAAAAACAAAACTGAAATCAACTTTTGAAAACGCTTATTCATCAAGAGATAAATCATTCGGTAATGGACGATTTGTACGCAATATTTTTGAAAAAACATTAGAACAACAAGCCAACCGAATAGCAAAAGAAGCCACCTTGACTAAAGAAATTCTGACAACGATAACGGAAGATGATGTATCAGGTGTTTATGTACAAACGAATTAA
- a CDS encoding IS91 family transposase → MKTKQNKRQKVELSDIFSEVLNKGLNLNDLHPFQEKAFQAILACRTVKLGGHVAECNHCHHYRNAYNSCRDRHCPKCQMTRKIQWVDKLKSNLPEVKHFHLVFTIPESLNKLFYINQRIAYDSLFKAASQALMQCGENNEYLGAKMGGVAVLHTWGQTMSYHPHIHMIVPSGGLTEDGFEWVPSHKKFFLPVKVLSAIFRGLLMKTLEKEYAIGKLKLPDDIQNFKQIKDTCYQKKWVVYSEKPFTTPDNIIKYLGNYTHRVAISNQRIISHKNGKVTFYYKNYKKAGLKSVMTLDESEFVRRFLQHILPSGLCKVRYIGFLALRHLKENVELCATINKSERFFPKYEGLNAYEVYREIKQQDPLLCPKCKKGHMVIRKPIERAPS, encoded by the coding sequence ATGAAAACAAAGCAAAATAAACGACAAAAAGTAGAGTTGTCCGATATTTTTAGTGAAGTACTCAACAAAGGACTGAATCTGAATGACTTGCATCCTTTTCAAGAAAAAGCATTTCAGGCTATTTTAGCTTGTCGAACAGTAAAACTAGGAGGACATGTTGCAGAGTGCAATCACTGTCATCATTACAGAAACGCCTACAACTCATGTAGAGACAGACATTGCCCGAAGTGTCAAATGACACGAAAAATACAGTGGGTGGATAAACTGAAAAGCAATTTACCAGAAGTGAAGCATTTTCATTTGGTTTTTACCATTCCAGAATCACTCAACAAGTTGTTTTACATCAATCAGCGCATTGCTTATGATAGTTTGTTTAAGGCTGCCAGTCAAGCACTTATGCAATGCGGAGAAAACAACGAGTATCTTGGTGCTAAAATGGGAGGCGTAGCAGTGCTACACACCTGGGGACAAACTATGTCCTACCACCCACACATTCACATGATTGTTCCCTCGGGAGGTTTAACAGAAGACGGCTTTGAATGGGTGCCATCCCATAAAAAGTTCTTTCTGCCAGTGAAAGTTTTAAGTGCTATTTTTCGAGGACTATTGATGAAAACGTTAGAAAAAGAGTATGCTATCGGCAAATTAAAGCTGCCGGATGATATTCAAAATTTTAAGCAAATTAAAGATACTTGTTATCAGAAAAAGTGGGTTGTTTACAGTGAAAAACCTTTTACTACTCCTGATAACATCATCAAATATCTTGGCAATTACACACATCGAGTTGCGATTTCCAATCAACGAATTATCAGTCATAAAAATGGGAAAGTCACTTTTTATTACAAAAACTACAAGAAAGCAGGACTTAAAAGTGTAATGACATTGGATGAATCAGAATTTGTCCGACGATTTTTACAGCACATTCTGCCTTCAGGTCTTTGCAAGGTAAGGTACATTGGTTTTTTAGCTTTGCGACATCTAAAAGAAAACGTAGAGTTATGTGCCACCATAAACAAAAGTGAACGTTTCTTTCCGAAGTATGAAGGCTTAAATGCCTATGAGGTATATCGAGAAATCAAACAGCAAGATCCTTTGCTATGCCCGAAGTGTAAGAAGGGGCACATGGTCATTCGAAAGCCGATAGAAAGGGCGCCTTCGTGA
- a CDS encoding site-specific integrase, whose translation MENKFSPAIALLKREMEIRNYSDCSVRSYCETMQVFESYANKTLDKLTSEDLKQYLHHLVKSKKVSPSYINQKISAFKIYTEDVLKKEWEPIAIKRPRLPRELPEIISLEEVKLMIERTQNIKHRVMIMTMYTAGLRKMELLQLKPKDIDSENGFIIVRQGKGKKDRRTILSKQTLEELRYYYKCFRPKVYLFEPNGHPGKKMSVRTFDKVIHDAAQRAGIKRRVTPHLLRHSFATHLLDKGINLKIIQSFMGHSSIRTTSIYLHLSNASLKNIVSPFDDLRL comes from the coding sequence ATGGAGAATAAATTTTCCCCAGCCATAGCGCTGTTAAAACGAGAAATGGAGATACGCAATTACAGCGATTGCTCTGTGAGAAGCTACTGTGAGACGATGCAGGTCTTCGAGTCGTATGCAAACAAGACCTTGGATAAACTGACCAGCGAGGATTTGAAACAATACTTGCATCATTTAGTAAAGTCAAAAAAAGTTTCGCCATCTTATATCAATCAAAAGATTAGTGCGTTTAAAATCTACACCGAAGATGTATTAAAAAAAGAATGGGAACCCATTGCAATAAAACGTCCTAGATTGCCGCGAGAACTACCCGAAATTATTTCCTTGGAAGAAGTTAAATTGATGATTGAGCGTACTCAAAACATCAAACATCGGGTGATGATTATGACCATGTACACGGCAGGATTGCGCAAAATGGAATTATTGCAGTTAAAACCGAAGGACATTGACTCAGAAAACGGTTTTATTATCGTGCGTCAAGGTAAAGGAAAGAAAGACCGAAGAACGATTCTTTCAAAGCAAACCCTAGAGGAATTACGCTATTATTACAAGTGTTTTAGACCAAAAGTTTACTTGTTTGAACCAAATGGGCATCCAGGGAAGAAGATGAGTGTCCGAACTTTTGATAAAGTAATTCATGATGCTGCACAAAGAGCGGGCATCAAAAGAAGAGTAACCCCTCATTTGCTACGACATAGTTTTGCTACCCATCTCTTGGACAAAGGAATTAACCTAAAGATTATTCAATCTTTTATGGGGCATAGTTCTATCCGAACTACTTCGATTTACCTGCATCTTTCAAATGCTAGCTTAAAAAACATTGTCTCACCTTTTGATGATCTTCGCTTATGA
- a CDS encoding 1-acyl-sn-glycerol-3-phosphate acyltransferase, whose translation MRIFFGILLTPIYYLLIGLSLLVFHPIQWICLKLFGYKAHKASVDALNFCLTYSTVALFNFPVVKNNFEIPKNKPVIFVSNHQSLFDIPGLIYFFRKYHGKFISKIELLKAKIPSISFNLRHGGGANIDRKDPEQSKNEIHRFAERMKERNWSAFIFPEGTRTKTGKMKEFKVGGIASIISVIPDITIVPICINGSFKMISKGQFPLIPFHKLSWEVLQPVSAEGRDIEELIQEVENAIRLKLRD comes from the coding sequence ATGCGTATTTTTTTCGGTATATTATTAACCCCTATCTACTATCTATTAATTGGACTCAGTCTTTTAGTCTTTCATCCTATACAATGGATATGTCTCAAATTATTTGGTTACAAAGCCCATAAGGCGAGTGTGGATGCATTAAATTTTTGTTTAACCTATTCGACAGTTGCTTTATTCAATTTTCCTGTAGTAAAGAACAACTTTGAGATTCCAAAAAACAAGCCTGTTATTTTTGTTTCTAACCATCAGAGTCTATTCGATATACCTGGGTTAATCTATTTTTTTAGAAAATATCATGGGAAATTTATTTCTAAAATTGAATTATTAAAGGCAAAAATACCAAGCATCTCGTTTAATCTTCGTCATGGTGGTGGAGCGAATATCGATCGTAAAGACCCTGAACAATCTAAAAACGAAATTCATCGATTTGCCGAACGCATGAAGGAAAGAAATTGGTCAGCCTTTATTTTCCCTGAAGGTACGCGAACCAAAACTGGTAAAATGAAAGAATTTAAAGTCGGAGGAATTGCTTCCATCATTTCTGTCATTCCCGATATTACAATTGTTCCAATTTGTATCAATGGTTCATTTAAAATGATAAGCAAAGGACAGTTTCCGTTAATTCCCTTTCATAAGCTAAGCTGGGAAGTATTACAACCTGTTTCTGCAGAAGGTAGAGATATTGAAGAATTAATTCAAGAAGTAGAGAACGCGATACGATTAAAATTGAGAGATTGA
- a CDS encoding polyprenyl synthetase family protein — protein MIKVSDIKAPVTEELEKFEAHFKESMRSKVPLLDKITHYIIKRKGKQMRPMFVFLTAKMLGNVNESTYVSASLIELLHTATLVHDDVVDDADERRGFFSINAIWKNKIAVLVGDFLLSKVLLLSIEQGKYRSLEIVARAVREMSEGELLQIEKARKLDIDEATYFEVIRQKTASLIATCCEAGAVSVDREDEAERMRAFGEKVGLAFQIKDDIFDYGSPDKIGKPTGNDIREQKMTLPLIYTLNHVDAKTRAELINIVKRYNENPRKVKRAIQLVIENGGIQYAYEQMMKLKEEAMELLAPIPDSPSKQSLIMLVEYTTSREK, from the coding sequence ATGATAAAGGTAAGCGACATCAAAGCTCCTGTTACTGAGGAACTCGAAAAATTTGAAGCACATTTCAAAGAGAGTATGCGCTCTAAGGTGCCGCTTTTAGATAAAATCACGCATTATATTATCAAGCGAAAAGGGAAGCAAATGCGCCCGATGTTTGTATTCCTCACAGCAAAAATGCTTGGGAATGTGAATGAAAGTACTTACGTTTCTGCTTCCTTGATTGAGTTATTGCATACGGCCACCTTAGTACATGATGATGTAGTGGATGATGCCGATGAACGAAGAGGATTCTTTTCTATCAATGCTATTTGGAAAAATAAAATTGCTGTGCTTGTAGGTGATTTCTTACTTTCTAAGGTTCTATTATTAAGCATTGAACAAGGGAAATATAGATCGCTGGAAATTGTTGCCCGTGCAGTGCGTGAAATGAGTGAAGGAGAACTTTTACAAATTGAAAAAGCACGTAAATTAGATATAGATGAAGCCACCTATTTTGAAGTGATTCGTCAAAAAACGGCTTCTTTGATTGCTACTTGTTGTGAAGCAGGTGCGGTATCAGTAGATAGAGAAGATGAAGCAGAACGCATGCGTGCATTTGGTGAGAAGGTGGGCTTAGCTTTTCAGATTAAAGATGATATTTTTGATTATGGTTCTCCCGATAAAATTGGAAAACCAACCGGAAACGATATCCGTGAACAAAAAATGACTTTACCACTTATCTATACGCTCAATCACGTGGATGCTAAAACGAGAGCTGAACTCATTAATATTGTAAAACGTTACAACGAAAATCCTCGAAAAGTTAAACGTGCAATTCAGTTGGTTATCGAAAATGGTGGAATCCAATATGCATACGAGCAAATGATGAAACTAAAGGAAGAAGCCATGGAATTATTAGCGCCTATTCCTGATTCTCCGAGTAAACAATCCTTAATTATGCTTGTAGAATACACCACAAGCAGAGAAAAATAG
- a CDS encoding methylated-DNA--[protein]-cysteine S-methyltransferase, which produces MNHSIHLYKQVFHLIERYQEQHFSLSSEEKAILHQWANVSADDFFYSMSKGRILSELKGETPNLFQTTPQPALLFNVNIQRLTPEEMHQSDFQIAYSFAKCLFGELLLASTSKGLCYMVFIDDKEEGLTALKEEFPSAIISEQTTSFQTQAMACFDPQRISEESIYLHIKGTDFQLAVWKELVKIPFGKLSSYQTIANALHKPSAARPVGTAIGDNPVTYIIPCHRVFQSGGGIGGYMWGTTRKLAMIGWEFIS; this is translated from the coding sequence ATGAATCACTCTATCCATCTCTATAAACAAGTTTTCCATCTTATTGAGAGGTATCAAGAACAACATTTTTCGCTGAGTTCAGAAGAAAAAGCAATTCTTCATCAATGGGCGAATGTCTCTGCCGATGACTTCTTTTATAGCATGAGTAAAGGTAGAATTCTAAGCGAACTCAAAGGAGAAACTCCCAACTTATTCCAAACGACTCCTCAACCAGCGCTTCTTTTTAATGTAAATATCCAGCGATTAACTCCAGAAGAGATGCATCAATCGGACTTTCAAATAGCCTATTCTTTTGCCAAATGTCTATTTGGAGAATTACTTTTAGCATCGACATCTAAAGGACTGTGTTACATGGTGTTTATAGACGACAAAGAAGAAGGTCTAACAGCCTTAAAAGAAGAATTTCCGAGTGCAATAATCAGCGAACAAACAACTTCCTTCCAAACCCAAGCGATGGCGTGTTTTGACCCGCAACGAATCTCTGAAGAATCTATCTATTTACACATCAAAGGAACCGATTTTCAATTGGCTGTTTGGAAAGAATTGGTGAAAATTCCCTTTGGTAAATTAAGTTCCTATCAAACTATTGCCAATGCACTTCATAAACCGTCGGCTGCTCGTCCAGTAGGGACAGCCATCGGTGATAATCCCGTAACGTATATTATTCCATGCCATCGCGTATTCCAATCAGGCGGTGGGATTGGTGGTTATATGTGGGGAACAACACGGAAGTTAGCAATGATAGGCTGGGAGTTTATTAGTTGA
- a CDS encoding MarR family winged helix-turn-helix transcriptional regulator: protein MPKCKEINKEVLNNITDNSLIFHMRQTHMAIFRLANKRIDDYSIPIKMEQMPVLMSLYVYGDLTQQEIAEFIKRDKSSVHRTTTFLESKGLIFYKKDPTDSRKKLVSLSDTGNFVALQIVDSVKVIEDEIAKAITDAPKEELIAALKNATEKLEEIANS from the coding sequence ATGCCCAAATGTAAAGAAATAAATAAGGAAGTATTGAATAATATTACGGATAATTCCTTGATATTTCATATGCGTCAGACGCACATGGCTATTTTTAGATTGGCTAATAAACGTATCGATGATTATTCCATACCTATTAAGATGGAGCAGATGCCTGTCCTAATGTCGCTTTATGTATATGGAGATCTAACTCAGCAGGAAATTGCTGAATTTATAAAACGCGATAAATCTTCTGTTCATAGAACAACTACTTTTTTGGAGAGTAAAGGGCTTATCTTCTATAAAAAAGATCCAACAGATTCTCGAAAAAAACTAGTTAGCTTAAGTGATACAGGGAATTTTGTTGCTCTACAAATCGTAGATTCAGTTAAAGTGATTGAAGATGAAATAGCAAAAGCCATCACTGATGCACCTAAAGAAGAATTAATTGCGGCATTAAAAAATGCCACCGAAAAGTTAGAAGAAATTGCAAATAGTTGA
- a CDS encoding TolC family protein, which produces MKKIKFIVVVFASSFLTISYSQEKAPSSFSLKSSIEYGLSHHISAEVYANMVDQSKYEVREYLSNYLPQVSLNASLDDNIKLQQTVIPEGTFFPGSPEQRVAFGSKWNSAVTATATQVIYNQSMISGIDGVKKKKNLTIMQGEQNNETIIYNVASSYFQLLVAQKSLELLQSNKERLEEILRIVELQSNQGVAKKVDVSQVRVNLNNVLSQISNLENNIAIAESSLKVNMGLDINAPIELTDINTWIENKPTLQEYAAFNYENTLEGKMQQLQMELLDINRKSIRYQIIPTLSLYARYGANTMAQKFPDLYNPILDYSAMGLQLSWNIFTGLRRNSQYKQASIELTNTKLNYELNGSLMQLQYKNAESQSNEAQRMMLTNKENLELAQEVYDNTTLQYQQGVATLSDLLNAELSYKEAHNNYINSLLKYYIADLSVHKANGTLQEYYKSL; this is translated from the coding sequence ATGAAAAAAATTAAGTTTATAGTAGTAGTGTTTGCTTCCTCTTTTCTTACAATAAGTTATAGTCAAGAGAAAGCTCCTTCATCATTCTCCTTAAAGTCGAGTATTGAATATGGTTTATCTCATCATATATCTGCTGAGGTATATGCCAATATGGTTGATCAATCCAAGTACGAGGTGCGTGAGTATTTATCCAATTATCTCCCTCAAGTTAGCTTAAATGCTAGTTTGGATGATAACATTAAATTGCAACAAACCGTAATTCCCGAAGGAACTTTCTTCCCAGGAAGCCCTGAGCAACGTGTAGCTTTTGGTTCTAAATGGAACTCGGCTGTTACCGCAACTGCTACGCAGGTCATTTATAATCAATCCATGATTTCAGGTATTGATGGTGTTAAAAAGAAAAAGAATTTAACCATCATGCAAGGAGAGCAAAATAATGAAACGATTATTTATAATGTTGCTTCTTCGTACTTTCAATTACTCGTAGCTCAAAAGAGTTTAGAGTTGTTGCAAAGCAATAAAGAGCGTTTAGAAGAGATACTCCGCATTGTAGAATTACAATCAAACCAAGGAGTTGCCAAAAAAGTAGACGTATCCCAAGTACGCGTTAATCTCAATAATGTACTTTCTCAAATCTCTAATTTGGAAAATAACATTGCCATTGCTGAAAGTTCACTCAAAGTTAATATGGGATTGGACATCAATGCGCCTATTGAGCTGACAGATATCAATACTTGGATTGAGAATAAACCTACTTTGCAAGAATATGCTGCATTTAATTATGAGAATACCTTAGAAGGAAAAATGCAACAACTTCAAATGGAGTTATTGGACATCAATCGAAAATCTATTCGTTACCAAATTATTCCTACTTTGTCTTTGTACGCACGTTATGGTGCAAACACCATGGCTCAGAAATTTCCAGATTTGTATAATCCAATTCTAGATTATTCCGCAATGGGACTCCAATTATCTTGGAATATTTTTACAGGATTACGTCGTAATTCCCAATATAAACAAGCCAGCATAGAACTCACCAACACCAAATTAAATTATGAATTGAATGGTTCTTTGATGCAGTTACAATACAAGAATGCAGAATCACAATCCAATGAGGCGCAACGTATGATGCTTACAAACAAAGAAAACTTAGAATTAGCACAAGAAGTTTATGACAATACAACACTCCAATATCAACAAGGTGTTGCAACGTTGAGTGACTTATTAAATGCAGAACTTTCCTATAAGGAGGCACATAACAACTATATTAACTCCTTGTTGAAATACTACATCGCCGATTTATCGGTACATAAAGCAAATGGAACACTCCAAGAATATTATAAATCTCTATAA
- a CDS encoding efflux RND transporter periplasmic adaptor subunit, whose product MKNKIILIVFISLVAAGITIKLVANKKKIDSKKQMVDNTDVAIPVNIITTKLTVPDNNLVKSGTLLPFKSADISAVGGGKLASVNFELGDIVQQGAVLATVDVELMQIHLEAAEIARNQAQTEYNRFKALYEGKAVTEQDYQNVKLNYENSENQIKQLQKQIADNQVKAPISGQIILKLKEAGEFVGPGSVLGQMVQVNRLKVGVMVSESEVYSLKKDAPVTITTDVYPGVQFDGKISFISSSGDAVHNYKVEVTLENKDDHLLKAGSFAYVDFQRHTEKEILLIPKSALIESLDKPMVYVVKDNHAEQRTITVGSSYGNDIEVIEGIQVGEKVVVSGLVNISNGTLLNPIEK is encoded by the coding sequence ATGAAAAATAAAATTATCCTTATCGTATTTATTAGTTTAGTTGCTGCTGGAATAACAATCAAATTAGTAGCAAATAAAAAGAAAATTGATTCCAAGAAACAAATGGTAGACAATACAGATGTTGCTATTCCTGTAAATATCATTACCACTAAACTGACTGTTCCAGATAATAATTTGGTGAAGAGCGGAACGCTTTTACCTTTCAAAAGCGCTGATATTTCAGCTGTTGGTGGAGGAAAATTAGCTTCTGTTAATTTCGAATTAGGAGATATCGTACAACAAGGTGCTGTATTAGCAACGGTAGATGTAGAGTTGATGCAAATTCATTTAGAAGCTGCTGAGATTGCAAGAAATCAAGCGCAAACCGAATATAATCGCTTTAAGGCTTTATACGAAGGAAAGGCTGTAACTGAACAGGATTATCAAAATGTGAAACTGAATTACGAAAATTCCGAGAATCAAATTAAACAGCTCCAAAAACAAATTGCGGATAATCAAGTAAAAGCTCCAATTAGCGGACAAATTATCTTAAAGCTTAAAGAAGCTGGTGAGTTTGTTGGACCAGGTTCTGTGTTGGGACAAATGGTGCAGGTAAATCGCCTTAAGGTAGGTGTTATGGTTAGCGAAAGTGAAGTGTATAGTTTAAAAAAGGACGCCCCTGTAACGATTACTACGGATGTATATCCAGGTGTTCAATTTGATGGAAAAATTAGTTTTATCAGTAGCAGTGGAGATGCCGTACACAATTATAAAGTGGAAGTAACACTTGAAAACAAGGATGATCATTTGTTGAAAGCAGGAAGTTTTGCCTATGTAGATTTCCAACGTCATACTGAAAAAGAGATTTTATTGATACCTAAATCTGCTTTAATTGAAAGTCTAGATAAACCTATGGTTTATGTTGTAAAAGATAATCATGCTGAACAACGTACAATTACTGTAGGTTCTTCCTATGGAAATGATATAGAAGTTATCGAAGGAATTCAAGTGGGTGAAAAAGTAGTGGTTAGTGGATTGGTAAATATTTCCAACGGGACACTTCTAAATCCAATTGAGAAATAA